TCCGTCCGAAGCGCGCGCCCGAAAAAAAAAGAGGCCGGTGCAGCGCACCGACCTCTTCACCGGCGGAAGCCGCCTATGTGAGCCACTGCGGGTCCAGGTCCCCATGGTCGGGATGCAGGCCGTACCGACGGGGCTCGCGGCCGTTGCTCGCGAGCTCTGACCGACCCGTGGAGTGGGTTGCCTGTTCCGGGGGCGCGCCGCACCACGCTCGTCGCCTTTCGACGCCATTGCAGCGCGTGTGCCAGCGGTCGGGCGTCCCGGGCGACCGCTCGAGGTCGAGGTTCTCGACGGTTGGAGGCCGTGGGCCCTTCTCGTGCGGCAGCTGCTCCTGCCGCGCGTTCCACTCCCTGGCCGGCGGATCGGCCGTCGACGGGTGTGCGCAGTCGCCGGGCGACGCGCGGATGGGGCTCGCGCGCTCCGCCTCGCTGTGCTGAAATGGTGAATATCGCGGCGATCAGACCGCAAGCGACGGCAGCGTGCAGGACCACGGAGCCGCGGGGACGACCCCCGAGCTCGAATTCAAAGGGACCGACCGCTTCAAGCTCCTCTCCCGCCTGGGAGCAGGGGGCATGGGTGTCGTGTACGCCGCGCACGACCGCGAGCGCAACACCCGCGTGGCTCTCAAGACCCTGCGCAAGATGGCGGGCGACACGCTCTTGCGCTTCAAGAACGAGTTCCGCGCGCTGCAGGACCTGCAGCACCCGAACCTGGTGAGCCTCGGCGAGCTGATCGAGGTGGATGGCCAGTGGCTCCTCACCATGGAGCTCGTGGACGGCGTGAACTTCCTGACCTACGTGCGGAGCGTGCCGCGCGAAGGGGGGCGCACGCACCTATCGTCGGCCATCGCCTGGGGGAGCTCGACGCAGCCCGACCAGGGGCTCGGGGACGCCACCCTGGACGATCACGCCACGCACCTCGACGCCCCCACGGGGTCGATGGGGAGCTGGCCGGTGGACGAGGCGCACATCGGCGCCGAACGCTTCGACGAACAGCGGCTGCGCAGCGGACTCGCCCAGCTGGCGCGCGGCATCTTCGCCCTGCACCGGGCGCAGAAGGTGCATCGGGACATCAAGCCCTCGAACATCCTCGTCACCCGCGAAGGGCGCGTGGTGCTGCTCGACTTCGGGCTGGTGGCGGAGCTCGAGGAGCGCTGGATCGAATCGCGCGTCGTCGGGACCTTCGCGTACATGGCGCCCGAGCAGGCGATGGTCAAGCCGGTGGGTCCTGCTGCCGACTGGTACAGCATGGGCGTGGTCCTCTACGAGACGCTCACCGGGAGGATCCCCTTCGTCGGCGAGCCGGCGGTCCTGTTGCGCAGCAAGCAGCTCCTCGCCCCGGCGCCGCCGCGCGCGCTCTGCCCCGAGGTCCCCGACGACCTCGACGCCCTCTGCGTCGAGCTTCTGGCCATCGACCCCCGGGACAGGCCGCACGGCCCCGAGATCCTGCGCCGCCTGAACGTCGAGGCGGACGTGGATCGCGCGCGCCTCGTCCCCGTGGCGGCGCTGAGCGAATCCTTCTCCGGGCCGCACCACCTCTTCGTCGGACGGCACAGCGAGCTCCACGCGCTCGAGCAGGCGGCGACCGACGCGCGCCGCGGCGCCCCGGTGGTGGCCTGCGTGCAAGGGGAGTCCGGTGTCGGCAAGAGCGCGCTCGTGCGGCACTTCCTCGACCAGCTCCTGGTGAACGTGCCCGGGATGGTGGCGCTCGAGGGGCGCTGCTACGAACGCGAGTCGGTGCCGTACAAGGCCTTCGACCGCGTCGTGGACGGGCTGAGCCGCTTTCTGGCCCGCCTGCCCGAGGCGGAGCTCGCGCCGCTCCTCCCGCCGCACGTGGCGCTGCTGGCCCAGGTCTTCCCGGTACTGGGCAGCGTGGGGCTGATCGGCAAGGCCCCGCGGACCGACGCCGAGGTGCGCGACCCGCAAGAGCTCCGGCAGCGCGTCTTCGTGGCGCTGCGCGAGCTCCTCGTGCGCCTCGCGGCGGCGCGCCCGCTGGTGCTCTCGATCGACGACATGCAGTGGACCGACGCCGATAGCCTCGCGCTCCTCGCGGAGGTGCTCCGGCCTCCCGACGCGCCGGCGCTCCTCCTCCTCGCGACGGTGCGCTCTGAGACCAGCGTGGGAGGCGTGTCGGCGGCGATGCGCCTCTTCGGGGGACTGAAGGCGGATCTCCGGACGGTGCAGCTCTCGGGGCTGCCGCAGGAGGAGGCCGAGGAGCTCGCGTCGCTCTTGCTGCAGAACGTGAGCGGCGGGGCGCAGATCTCCTCCACCGCCATCGCGCACGAGGCGGGGGGGCATCCCCTCTTCATCGACGAGCTCATCCGCCACTCGCGCGAGGGACAGCCTCGGCGGCTGCGGCTGGAAGAGGCGCTCTGGACGCGGATCTGCGAGCTCGAGCCGAGGGTGCGCCAGCTCCTCGAGCTCGTGGCCATCGCCAGCGGTCCTCTGCGTCAGGAGGTGGCCGCTCGGGCCGCCGCGGCCGACCCCCCGGAGCTGATGCGCCTCATCTCGCTTTTGCGCGTGGCGCAGCTCGTGCGCACGAGCGGGATGCGCGCCGGCAGCCGCATCGAGCCCTACCACGACCGCGTGCGCGAATCCGTGGTGGCGAACCTCGATCCCCCCACGCGGCAGTCGTGGCACGGGCGGCTGGCCCTGGCCCTCGAGGCGGACGCTCAGCGCGACGCCGAGACGCTGGCCTTCCACTGGCGCGAGGCGGGCGACGGACCGCGCGCGGCGGATTACGCGGTCGTCGCGGCCAAGCAAGCTACCGAGGCCCTGGCCTTCGACCGGGCCGCGCACCTCTACCGGCAGGCGCTCGAGCTCAAGCCGCACACCGAGGAGGTGGCGCGAGAGCTGCGCCTGCTGATGGCCCACGCCCTCTCGAGCGCGGGGCGAGGTCCGGAGGCGGCCGAGGCCTACCTCGCAGGCGCCGAGGGAACCGCCGAGGACGACGCGATGGACCTCCATCGACGCGCCGCCGAGCAGTACCTCCGGAGCGGGCACATCGACGAGGGGCTGGCGGTGCTCCAGGCGGTGCTCGCGCGCGAGGGGCTGAAGCTGCCGCAGAGCCCGCGCGGGGCGCTGGCCTCGCTCGTCATGCGTCGCGCGCAGCTCCGCTTGCGGGGCCTGTCGTTCGTGGCGCGGCCGGCTGGCGAGCTCTCGAAGCACGACCTCTCGCGCATCGACACCTGCTGGGCCGTCTCGGCCGGGCTCAGCATGGTGGACACCGTGCGCGGCGCAGACTTCCAGACGCGGAGCCTGCTCATGTCCCTCGAGCAGGGAGAGCCCTTTCGCGTGTCGCGGGCGCTCTTCCTCGAGGCCTGTTTCGTGGCCGCGGTGGGAGGGCCGGTGGCCAAGCGGTCGGCGTCGCTGCTCCGGACCGCGAGCGAGATCTCCGCCACGCAGACCGACCCCTACCTGGACGCGATGGTCACCGGCTGCGCCGGCGTGGTGGCCTTTCTCGAGGGACGCTGGCGAGCGGCGCACACGGGGGCCCAGGAAGCGGAGCTCATGCTGCGCGAGCGGTGCACCGACGTGGCCTGGGAGCACGCGAATCTGACGCTCTACTCGCTCTGGTCGCTCTTCTTCCTGGGCGAGATCGGCGAGATGGCGCGGCGCATCCCACGGCAGCGACAGGCGGCGCTCCACCGAGGAGATCTCTACCTCGCGACCAACTTGAGCACGGGGATCTTGAACCTCTACAACCTCGTGCACGACGACGTGGCCACGGCGCGGCGGCAGACCGCCGAGACCTTCGGCCAGTGGTCGCGGCGAGGCTTCCACGTGCAGCACTTCCTCGAGCTCTACTCGCAGGCGCGCGTCGACTTCTACGCCGGGGAGGGACAGGGCGCCTACGCGCGCGTGCAGCAGCACTGGAGCGCCGCCGCGTCGTCGCAGCTCCTGCGGGCCCAGTTCGTGCGGGTGATCATGCACGAGCTCCGGGCCTGCGCGGCGCTCTTTCTGGCCCGCGACGCGGGGGACAAGGGGGAGAAGCTCCTCGCCGCGGCGGAGCGCGACATCAAGCGCATCGCCAAGGAGAAGATGCCCTGGACCGACCCGGTCGCCTCGCTCCTCTCGGGGTGCGCGGAGGCGCTGCGGGGCCATACGGAGAGCGCGGTGGCGCAGTTCCAGACCTCCATCGAACAGGCCGAGGCGGCAGACATGCGCTTCTACGCCATGGCGGCGCGCCACCGCCTCGGACAGGTGGTCCGCGGAGACGAAGGGCGTGCCCTCTGCGGGGGGGCCGAGGAGTGGCTCGCCGCGCAGAAGGTGCAGCAGCCGCGACGCTGGTTCGCGCTCCTCACGCCGGACCTGGACGAATGAGGAGCGCTCGGCGAATGACGATGCGATGCGCCTACGGACTCCTGGCTCTCGTCTGCTGCGGCCTCGCCTGCACGAGCGGCGGCTCGACGACAGATCTCCGGGTCGGCGATGCCGGTCGGGCCCGTGACGCGCGCGGGGCCGAGCAGGGGCCGGACGGCGCGAGCCCGAGCTGCGCTGCCGTGACCCTGGCGTTCACCGGTACCGCCGTCACGATCAGCAAGACGCCCCTCGGGTTCGACGACTCCCTGCGCGGGAGCGCCGTTACCGGGACCCTGGCCTACCGGCCCTGCCTCGCGGACAAGTCGCCCGACGACCCGAGACGGGGCGTCTACGAGCACCAGGGGGGCGGAGCCTTCTCGCTCTCCGTCGGGGGGAAGAGCGTCACCGGTTCGGAGAGCCCGGTGCTGCACGTCGAGGACTATACCGGCGCCGATACCTTTCGCTGGCTCGACGGCCCGCAGCTGGCCGACAAGGACAAGACGCTACGGGTGATGAAGCTCGACGGAGTGCGGGATCCCGCCCTCAAGGTCACGTTCGCCGTCACCGACGGAGCCGGGAGTGCGCTCAGCGGCGACCGCGCGCCGACGAACTTCCCGTACACCGACCTGGCCACGAAGAAGTACCCGCACACCTTCTCGGTGGTGGATGGGGGAGGAACGCTCCTACTGCAGCTCTCCTCGCTCGAGCAGAAGTAGTCCGGCGACGAGACCGGCGCTAGGCGTCCCTTGTGGCGCTGTGAGCACCGGAGCGCAGGCGCGACGCCGCCTGACGGGATGGATCGCGGCCAAGGTGACCGGGCCCTTAGTTACTCATGCACATCTGGAGCTTGGTCTTCGGATCCTGCGCGCAGGTGAGCGGCGACTTGCAGTCGGGGTCGCCCGTGCAGCCGCAGTAGCTCGCCCCCTTGATGCAGGTCTTGCCGTTCGGGCTGCTCGCGCAGTCCGCGGCCCCCTCGCAGAAGCACATGTTCTTGGTGGTGTCGCACTTCGGGCCGAGCGCGCCGGTGTTCGCGGTGCAGTCCTTGGCCTCGAGGCACTGCACGCAGCGGCTCTGGGTCCAGTCCGTCGGGTGGACCTTGCACACCACGGCGAAGCGCTGGATCAGGCAGTTCGAGCTGTCCACGCAGAACCCGTCGGGGGGCAGGGTCACGGTGAGCTTGGCCGTGTCGGCCGCGAGGAACTTGCCGTCGTCTTCCTTGGTGTCCACGTAGAGCCAGCTCTGGCCGTCGTCCTGGCTGAAGCGGTAGGCGATCTGGACCGTCCCCTCGAGCGTCGGCACCACCGAGCCCGTGTAGACGTCGTAGAGGCCGTCGTCCTTGCTGAAGGTGGCCACGGACCAGCGGTAGCTGTGGTCTTGCCCGGGGATCGCCCCGGCCTTGGTGGTGAAACCCACCTCGGCGCGGACCTTGGCGGCGCCGGTCGTGGTATCGGTCACGCCCTTGACGTAGATCTTGCCCTCGAAGGGCTCGCTCTTGAAATCGCGGAAGGCCCGGGCCGAGGAGGTGACCACGCTCCCCTTGAAGTCGTCGCTGGCGGCGGCGGGGACGGTGTACTGGAAGTCCACCGTGTTCGAGGCCGAGCCGCCCAGGCGGAGCTGGATCGTCACCTTCGCCGGCTTGTCGTAGTCCGGCTTGCCGTAGGGGTTCTTCGGCAGGTTGAAGCGCAGCGAGGTGGCCGAGGAGACCTGGACCGTGGTGATGATCTCCTGACCGCCGTCCACGTAGACCGCGATCCCGGCGGCGAAACCCTCGCCGATGGCCGTGACGGGGATCGTCCCGCCGGTGCCGCCGTTCGCGGGGCCGTCGGTGGGGATGAGCTGCGTCACCTTCAGCTTCTTCGGGGGCGGAGCGTCGCTCGCGCGCTGGTCGGCCGTCGTTCCCCGGTCGGCCAGTGCCGCCGCATCGACGGTAGCGCCGCCATCGCCGGTCGCGCCGCCGTCGGCCGTGCCCGGGTCGGTCTTGCTGCAGCCCGCGAGGCAGGCAGCGGCGAGGGCGATCCATCCCCAGCTCTTCTGCGTGACGATATGGTTCATCGGTGTGCTCCTCGGGTTTTCGTTCGCGCGCGCCTTGTAACACGGTCCACGACCCGGTGGGACAAGAAGTGAAAGGTTCCCAATCCTTGTCTGACCCTGGGGGTTGGGCTACCATTTCGCAGATGTCACAGCCCAGTCGCACCGACGGGCGAGACCTGCCGTCTCCCGAGGCGGGAGAGCCTGACGACGATAACGACGGCGTGGGAACGCTGGTCGATCGGCAGATGCTGCGCCGCCTGAGCGGTCCGGGGGGCAAGACGCCCGGGGGCAAGACGCCCGCAGGAGAGCGCGCGGAGGCGGCGGTGGAGGAGCGGCCCACGGGCGAGCACGAACGCACCGGCGACGAGGAGGTCTTCGACCTCGCCGGGGACGACCTCGAGGACGACAGCCTGCCGGGGCGCACGCGGTCGTTCCCCGCGGCGGGAGCGGTGGCCAAGACGAAGGGCCTCGCGCCGCACCTGGTCGAGACGACGCTCGAAGGGAAGAAGGGGACGCCCCGCACGGCACCTTACGCCAGCGCACCGGCCCGGGCCCAGGCCGAGGAGCCCTCCGAGGCGGCTCGCGCTGTGGCGGAGGCGCTGGCCGCGCGCCCGGTGGCCCCCGTGAAGCGACTGCCCCTCCCCGCACGCGAACGCGAGGCCGACGCGCCGGCGCCCGCGCCGCAAGCTCCGCCGCCGCAGGCCCGGAGCAAGCCCGTTTCACGTCCCTTGCCCGAGCCGCTCCGCGCGCCCGCCCCGGAGCGCGACCTGGCGCCCGAGCCCGCGCTCGGCGAGCCCGACGAGGCGGAGGTGGACGAGGAGGAAGGCGCCTCGCTCGAGAGCGCGCCCACCCGGATCGAGCGCGGGGAAGACGTGGGTCTGTTCGACCAGTCGGCGGTGCGCGAGCCCCGACTGGTGATCATCGGCGGCAACAACCGCGGGCGCGAGTTCGTCCTCAAGGCGGGGGACAACAGCCTCGGACGCGGGGTGGATAACGACATCGTCCTCGCCGACATCGCGGTGTCGCGCAAGCACACGCTCGTCTGCTTCGAGGGCGACGAGGTGATCCTGCGCGACCTCGGCAGCGGCAACGGCACGCTGGTGAATGGCAAGCGCGCCGCGACGCAGGTCCTCAAGGAAGGGGACCAGCTCGAGCTCGGCAATACGCTCTTGCGGCTCCACTACCCCCCGGGTGGCGCCGCGCCGTTCCGCGTGGCCGGCGGCGGGGCGGCCGCCTCCGCGCCTTCGACGCCAGGTGCGGCGCGCGACGGGGAGCGCCAGCGGTCGGCCCCCGAGGCGCGACGGGCCCATACCACCCAGACCACGCCGCGCGTTTTCAATCGCACCGTGCTCATCGCGGTGGCCGCGGGGGTGGCGGTCGTGGTGGTGACGCTGGTCGTCGTGCTCGTGGTGAAGCTGCGTCACCGGGATCTGACGACGGCCGCGCGCACGGCGAGTCCCGACGAGCTCGCGGCCCAGCACTTCGCGGACGCGACACGGCAGTTCCGGGCGCGTAACTGGGAGCAGGCGCGCGTGGGGTACCTCAAGGTGCTCGCGGTGGCGCCGGGCTTCGATCAGGCCCGCCGCTACGCCGATCAGGCGGCCGCCGAGGCGCTGGCGCAGGAGGCGCTGCAGCGCGCGCAGACCGCGCTGCGCACGGCGAACTTCACCGCGGCGCGGCAGCAGCTCTCGCGGGTCTCGTCGAGCTCGGCCTACGCCGAGGAGGCGCGCTCGCTCAAGCTCCGCACCGACGAGCAGCAGGTGGACAAGCTCGTGGCCGACGGCCGCGCGCTCGCCGCCGCCGGAAAGAAGCCCGAGGCCCTGGCCAAGCTCGCCGAGGCGCGGCGCATCAGCCCCACGCACGCGAAGGTGCGTGCCGCGCTGGCCGGGCTCGGCGGCGCGGGGGCCGAGGAGCCCGCGCCCTCCGCGGCCACGGTGCCTGTGGCGCGCCGCAGAGGCGACCCCGCCTCGACGCGGAGCGCGAGCAAGGTGAAGCTCGCCGTTCGCGTGGCCCCGGTGACCAAGGTCCGAGGCCCGTCGAGACCGCGAGTGACCGAGGAGGAGCCCGAGGACGGAGGCGCCGGCTCGGCCGCGGCCTCGGGCGGCAAGGTGAAGGCGGCGCTCGCGCTCTACAAGAAGGCGCAATGGGGGCCGGCCTACCAGGCGCTCAAGGACGCGGCGCAGGGGCAGAAGGGGAAGAAGCGGAGCGCGGTGGAGGCGCTGGCCGAGACGGTGCGGCGCGTGGGGCAGGTCATGATGCGCGCGCAGAGCGCCCTCGGACAGGACCCCTCTCAGGCGGTGAAGTACCTGCAGGAGGCGCAGCTCCTCGACCGCAAGATCCAGAAGGGGATGCACCAGGGGACGATCAAGGCGCAGCTCGGGCGCGTCGCGGCAGCGCAGGCCAGCGCCGCGCTGGCGCGAGGTCAGTACCCCGCGGCGTACGCGGCGGTGAAGACGGCACGGCAGGCGGGCTCTCACGACCCGTCGCTCGGCAAGGTGCTCAAGGCCCTCGAGCAGCGCGCGGGAGAGCTCGTGGCGAAGGGGCTCTCCCTCAAAGGGAGCAAGCCCGGCGAGGCGCGGCAGCTCTGGGCGCAGGTTCTGCGCATGGTGCCCGCGTCGCACGCGGCCTACCAGAAGGCCTACTCGCTCCTCAACAGCTCGGGGCCTGGGCACCAGGACGAGGACGAAGACTGAAGGCTCCTCGCGCGCGCCTCGCCGGGCGGGCGTCTCGCGGCCCATGCGACCATGTTTGATCCTAGAAGCTGATTAGCGACTACGCGGCGGGGACCTACTTCGCGCGGCTCGCGAGGACCGACTTGATCTTCGCCTCGAGGTCGGCGAATTCGAAGGGCTTGTCGACGTACTCGTCGGCACCGTAGAGCGGCGAGGTCATCTCGTTGATCTTCTCGCCGATGGCCGTGAGCATCACGATGCCGATGTTCTTGAAGCGGGCGTCGTGGCGCAGCTCGCGCGCCACCTCCCAGCCGTTCTTCCCGGGCATCATCACGTCCAGGACCACGAGGTCCGGGAAGTGCTCCCGCACCGCTTCGAGCGTCTCTTCACCGTCGGTGGCCTCCAGCACCTTGTAACCCGCTCGCTTGAGGCGGATGCAGAGCAGCGACAAGATCTCGGGGTCGTCGTCAGCGACGAGCACTACCGGCTTCTGTGCCTCGGACATGCACGACCTTCCTCAGGCTAGGAGATGGAACCTCGTTCGAAGCTAGGGGAGAGGCCGCCTGACTGTCAAGCTCCTTGACATGCCGAGCGTTTCCGTCGATAGGTGGCACGCGAAGGAACCGCGCGATCGATGAAGAAGCTCCTCCGCCGTCTGCTCCTCGGGATCATCCTCGGGGTCGGGGTCTACGCCGGGCTCGCGGTCTACCTCGGGGTGCGGGACCTCGCCGCCTCGCTCGCCACCTTCGCCCTCTGGCGGCTGCTCCCCGTGCTCGCGCTGACCTTCACGAACTACCTCCTGCGCTACGCCAAGTGGTCGCTCTACCTGCGCGTGCTCGACCTGCGCGTGCCGCCCGCCATCAACCTGACCATCTTCCTCGGCGGTCTCAGCATGGTGGTCACCCCCGGGAAGATCGGCGAGCTCCTCAAGGCGTACCTCTTGCGGACCGCCTCCGGGGTGCCGATGACGCGGAGCGCGCCGATCGTGATGGCCGAGCGCATCACGGACCTCGTGGCGCTGGTGCTCCTCATGCTGACGGGCTTCTTCACCTTCCGCGTCGGGCAGACGGCGCTGCTCCTCGTCGCGACGATGGTCCTCGTCTTCCTCGCGGTCGTGAGCTCCCGTCGCCTCTCGCTCGCCCTTTTGCGCCAGCTCGCCCGCCTCCCCGGGCTGAAGGGCGTCGCGCCGAAGCTCGAGGAGTTCTACCAGGCGACCTGGGCCCTCTTTCGCCCGCTCCCGCTCCTCGTGGCGTCGCTCCTCTCCGTCGTGGCCTGGTTCTGCGAGTGCCTGGGCTTCTTCCTCATCCTGGGCGGCTTTCCGTCGGTGACCGTGCCGCTGCTCGTCGCGACCTTCATCTACAGCGCGACCACGCTCGGAGGCTTGCCCACCCCCGGAGGGCTCGGACTCACCGACGGGGGCATGACCGCGCTCCTCGGCTACACCTCGGGGCTGAAGCCCGCCACCGCCGGGGCCGCGACGCTCCTCATCCGCCTGTGCACGCTCTGGTTCGCCGTGCTGGTCGGCGTGCTGGCGCTCCTCGTCTTTCGCAAGCGCGTGGGGCTCGCCGACGAGGCCGCAGACGAGCTCGCCCGCCGCTGACCTCCCCCTACCTTGCCCGACGGGCCCTCCCCCGCCTCGTCCGACGGGCCCTCTGCTTGCGACGGCACTCGGGCCGTGCGAGAATCATCGAACCGAAAGCACGACCGTGAGCTCGCGGAGCTAGACCCCGGCCTGGCGCTAGCGTCGCGAGCGACGAGGAGATCTCGAATGGACAATATCATCGGAACTTTTCACGAGGGTGGGGTCTTCATGTACCTCATCCTCGGCATCTCGCTCTTCGGCATCGGGCTGACGATCAACAAGTCGTACCTCTACTGGATCAAGTACCGCATCTCCGAGGAGGAGCTGACGAAGGCCATCGTCAAGCAGGTCGAGGCCAACAACTACTCTCGCGCCATTCAGTACTGCAACGGCCGCGTGCACCCGCTGACCACGATCCTCAAGTCGGGGCTCATTCGCGCCAACAAGGCCGAGAAGGACATCCGTCGGGCCATCGAAGTGACCGCGAGCGAGGTCATCCCGAAGTTCCGTCGCGGCGTGCCGGCTCTGCCGCACCTCTCGAACATCTCCACCATGCTCGGGCTGCTCGGTACGATTCGCGGTCTTATCATCGCCTTCGCCGGTATGGCCGGCGGCGACGCGGTCAAGCGCCAGGACGCCCTCTCCACCGGTATCGCGCTCGCCTTCAGCGCCACCTTCTTCGCCCTCGCGGTGGCCGTGTCGCTGGTCTTCTTCTACGTGATCCTCAACTCCAAGCAGAACAAGATGATGGCCAAGATGGAGCACGCCACGAACACGATCGTGGACGCCATCGTGGAGAAGAACAAGAAGCTCGCCGCGCAGCAGCAGCGGGCGAGCTAGGGCGGCCGAGGGACACGACCGCATGTTCGGCTCGCATCACGGCGGATTGGGTGGAGGTCACCTCGAGGAGGAGCGGGACATCCACATCAACATCACGCCGATGATCGACGTGCTCATCAGCTTGCTCTTCTTCCTCCTCATCAGCTTCGGCGCCGTGATCATCGCCCTCATCAACGCCACCGTCCCGGTGCAGAGCGAGGGCTCGGCCGAGCCGCAGACGGGCAAGGTCAAGATCACGATGGGGCTGTCGATCACCAAGAAGGAGATCGTCGCTTCCGCCAGCCACGACCGTCTCTCCGAGGCGGAGCTGGCCAAGCTCAAGAAGACCTTCCCGGCCACCAAGGACGGCTACGACTACAAGGCTCTCAACGAGTACCTCTACACGGTGAAGCGGCAGTACCAGGAGTCGGAGAACGTGATCATCACTCCCGACCCGGAGATCGACTACGACACGCTGGTCCAGGTGATGGACGCTTCACGGGAGAAGGTGACG
This Deltaproteobacteria bacterium DNA region includes the following protein-coding sequences:
- a CDS encoding protein kinase — encoded protein: MQDHGAAGTTPELEFKGTDRFKLLSRLGAGGMGVVYAAHDRERNTRVALKTLRKMAGDTLLRFKNEFRALQDLQHPNLVSLGELIEVDGQWLLTMELVDGVNFLTYVRSVPREGGRTHLSSAIAWGSSTQPDQGLGDATLDDHATHLDAPTGSMGSWPVDEAHIGAERFDEQRLRSGLAQLARGIFALHRAQKVHRDIKPSNILVTREGRVVLLDFGLVAELEERWIESRVVGTFAYMAPEQAMVKPVGPAADWYSMGVVLYETLTGRIPFVGEPAVLLRSKQLLAPAPPRALCPEVPDDLDALCVELLAIDPRDRPHGPEILRRLNVEADVDRARLVPVAALSESFSGPHHLFVGRHSELHALEQAATDARRGAPVVACVQGESGVGKSALVRHFLDQLLVNVPGMVALEGRCYERESVPYKAFDRVVDGLSRFLARLPEAELAPLLPPHVALLAQVFPVLGSVGLIGKAPRTDAEVRDPQELRQRVFVALRELLVRLAAARPLVLSIDDMQWTDADSLALLAEVLRPPDAPALLLLATVRSETSVGGVSAAMRLFGGLKADLRTVQLSGLPQEEAEELASLLLQNVSGGAQISSTAIAHEAGGHPLFIDELIRHSREGQPRRLRLEEALWTRICELEPRVRQLLELVAIASGPLRQEVAARAAAADPPELMRLISLLRVAQLVRTSGMRAGSRIEPYHDRVRESVVANLDPPTRQSWHGRLALALEADAQRDAETLAFHWREAGDGPRAADYAVVAAKQATEALAFDRAAHLYRQALELKPHTEEVARELRLLMAHALSSAGRGPEAAEAYLAGAEGTAEDDAMDLHRRAAEQYLRSGHIDEGLAVLQAVLAREGLKLPQSPRGALASLVMRRAQLRLRGLSFVARPAGELSKHDLSRIDTCWAVSAGLSMVDTVRGADFQTRSLLMSLEQGEPFRVSRALFLEACFVAAVGGPVAKRSASLLRTASEISATQTDPYLDAMVTGCAGVVAFLEGRWRAAHTGAQEAELMLRERCTDVAWEHANLTLYSLWSLFFLGEIGEMARRIPRQRQAALHRGDLYLATNLSTGILNLYNLVHDDVATARRQTAETFGQWSRRGFHVQHFLELYSQARVDFYAGEGQGAYARVQQHWSAAASSQLLRAQFVRVIMHELRACAALFLARDAGDKGEKLLAAAERDIKRIAKEKMPWTDPVASLLSGCAEALRGHTESAVAQFQTSIEQAEAADMRFYAMAARHRLGQVVRGDEGRALCGGAEEWLAAQKVQQPRRWFALLTPDLDE
- a CDS encoding FHA domain-containing protein, whose protein sequence is MSQPSRTDGRDLPSPEAGEPDDDNDGVGTLVDRQMLRRLSGPGGKTPGGKTPAGERAEAAVEERPTGEHERTGDEEVFDLAGDDLEDDSLPGRTRSFPAAGAVAKTKGLAPHLVETTLEGKKGTPRTAPYASAPARAQAEEPSEAARAVAEALAARPVAPVKRLPLPAREREADAPAPAPQAPPPQARSKPVSRPLPEPLRAPAPERDLAPEPALGEPDEAEVDEEEGASLESAPTRIERGEDVGLFDQSAVREPRLVIIGGNNRGREFVLKAGDNSLGRGVDNDIVLADIAVSRKHTLVCFEGDEVILRDLGSGNGTLVNGKRAATQVLKEGDQLELGNTLLRLHYPPGGAAPFRVAGGGAAASAPSTPGAARDGERQRSAPEARRAHTTQTTPRVFNRTVLIAVAAGVAVVVVTLVVVLVVKLRHRDLTTAARTASPDELAAQHFADATRQFRARNWEQARVGYLKVLAVAPGFDQARRYADQAAAEALAQEALQRAQTALRTANFTAARQQLSRVSSSSAYAEEARSLKLRTDEQQVDKLVADGRALAAAGKKPEALAKLAEARRISPTHAKVRAALAGLGGAGAEEPAPSAATVPVARRRGDPASTRSASKVKLAVRVAPVTKVRGPSRPRVTEEEPEDGGAGSAAASGGKVKAALALYKKAQWGPAYQALKDAAQGQKGKKRSAVEALAETVRRVGQVMMRAQSALGQDPSQAVKYLQEAQLLDRKIQKGMHQGTIKAQLGRVAAAQASAALARGQYPAAYAAVKTARQAGSHDPSLGKVLKALEQRAGELVAKGLSLKGSKPGEARQLWAQVLRMVPASHAAYQKAYSLLNSSGPGHQDEDED
- a CDS encoding response regulator translates to MSEAQKPVVLVADDDPEILSLLCIRLKRAGYKVLEATDGEETLEAVREHFPDLVVLDVMMPGKNGWEVARELRHDARFKNIGIVMLTAIGEKINEMTSPLYGADEYVDKPFEFADLEAKIKSVLASRAK
- a CDS encoding flippase-like domain-containing protein — protein: MKKLLRRLLLGIILGVGVYAGLAVYLGVRDLAASLATFALWRLLPVLALTFTNYLLRYAKWSLYLRVLDLRVPPAINLTIFLGGLSMVVTPGKIGELLKAYLLRTASGVPMTRSAPIVMAERITDLVALVLLMLTGFFTFRVGQTALLLVATMVLVFLAVVSSRRLSLALLRQLARLPGLKGVAPKLEEFYQATWALFRPLPLLVASLLSVVAWFCECLGFFLILGGFPSVTVPLLVATFIYSATTLGGLPTPGGLGLTDGGMTALLGYTSGLKPATAGAATLLIRLCTLWFAVLVGVLALLVFRKRVGLADEAADELARR
- a CDS encoding MotA/TolQ/ExbB proton channel family protein — encoded protein: MDNIIGTFHEGGVFMYLILGISLFGIGLTINKSYLYWIKYRISEEELTKAIVKQVEANNYSRAIQYCNGRVHPLTTILKSGLIRANKAEKDIRRAIEVTASEVIPKFRRGVPALPHLSNISTMLGLLGTIRGLIIAFAGMAGGDAVKRQDALSTGIALAFSATFFALAVAVSLVFFYVILNSKQNKMMAKMEHATNTIVDAIVEKNKKLAAQQQRAS
- a CDS encoding biopolymer transporter ExbD; this encodes MFGSHHGGLGGGHLEEERDIHINITPMIDVLISLLFFLLISFGAVIIALINATVPVQSEGSAEPQTGKVKITMGLSITKKEIVASASHDRLSEAELAKLKKTFPATKDGYDYKALNEYLYTVKRQYQESENVIITPDPEIDYDTLVQVMDASREKVTILNRRSYKVPLFPAAVVSTIVK